The genomic segment GGGTAATCTTGCACCTTATAAGTATGATCTGGCGCTTTTTAATACCATTAACACCGTAAGCTTTGATCACCCGGATCCTTCCATCTTCACGGTACTCACCTCTCCGGGTCTCATTCCCGGAGAAGCAAACCTTGATTTTGTCATTTTCCCGCCGCGCTGGATGGTGGCTGAGAATACCTTTCGCCCCCCCTGGTTTCACAAAAACTGCATGAGTGAATTCATGGGGCTCATTAAAGGCACGTATGACGCAAAACTGGAAGGCTTTTTGCCAGGGGGGGTCAGCATTCACAACGCGATGACCGCTCACGGCCCGGATGCACAGACGTGGGAAACCGCGACTCATGCCCCACTTAAACCTGAACGCTACGATAATACGCTGGCATTCATGTTTGAAACCGCCTCCCCCTGGCGCATCACCCAAACCGCGATGGAAGACCAGAGTCGGGAATGTGATTACTCAGCCTGCTGGCAGTCACTGAAAACGCCTTCTATATAGACATATATATCGATCGTATTACAAAATGCTGTTATAATGACTAATTGTTTATTAGTTGTTGAAAATTATCATGCCAAAGACAGTATTGCCGATTATTGCTCCAGAGAAAATCACTACCCGCCCCGAAGGAATTCATCCTCACTTTTGGCTGAGAGTGCTGAATGCTTATATAGAACCTCATGAACTCAACTTATTTTGTATGGCAAAAAAAGACCCTCAATTCATCAGTAACAAACCAGGGTTGCGTGCACAACGCCAATGGCTGTGCATGGTGATTGGACATCCGGGCATGAAAAGTGCTGAAGTCGGAGCCTTCGTTGACAAGGCGCGAGCCATAAAAATGCCACCGGAAGTCATCGCCGCGGCGTTTGCGAGCCTGCTAAATGAGAAACATTTTTATGCTTTTCTGAAGTACTGTCCGGGCGTTGAACGCCGCCCCTCTGTGCTCCTTGCGTTATCGTCACTTGGAAAAGTGCCTATGATAACAAAATATCTGTCGCTTCTCACATTCGAGGACGCCATCGAGCTGATAGTTCAGGCACTGAAAATGGCACTCATTGCAGACAAGGATTATGCGGTTTTTATTAAGTTGTTTAAACATCTTCCGCGCGAATTCCATAAAATGGCATTGATGCTTTCCGGGCTTCATGCAATTGCAATTGCCCTTCGCCATAAGCTTAGCGGTGAAACCGGAAAAGTTGTTCTTCATACCCCAAAAATAATTATCGACGAAAATCTCGAGGACGCACAGCTTCTTTTCACTGAAACGGTGCGACTTGGACGCGTTGACTATGCAGAATACCTGCTGCAGGAAGCTCAAGAAACGGCAGAAGCACTTGCCTCTGACGCGTTTAATTCCGCATTCCATGTGGCGCTCCGTAATAAAGATGCCACCATGATAAAGCTGCTGCTTCGTTTTCCTTCAATTTTCGAATATGCAGAGCTTAATTATTACGCGCATTGTCATGAGATTCTTGAAGCTTTTGCCCTTGAGGAAACGCACAGACTTGCAGCACGCACTCCTTCTGTCGAAACGGGAGAAATTGAACTGTCCAATACCGAGTGTCGCCTCGCCGCAACACTGCTTGAGTTTCTGACAGAAAATCACCCGCGAAACCATGATTTTGAGCGGCAGTTACTGCGCCAGCTTCCTGGAGTTGAAGAGATTTATACCTTACGCCTTGAAAACAGTCCGCTGCAAGCGCCCACACTCGGGATCTTTAACATGAGACAGCCTGCTGACACGTCAGAAGCTTCATCCAGCACGTCTTCTCACACGCCCTAATCCGATTCAGGCGGCGGAGTGCGAATCTCGATGTTTTTGAGAAACGCTTCTCCGTCGGTTCGCTCACTGGCACTCATGTTTTTTTCGAGCCCGCTCAGGTCTTTTTGCGCCTGAGCATCCCCCCCTTTGGAGGCCAGGGTCAGCCAGGCATAGGCGCGGGCGTTGTCTTTGCTGACTCCGAGCCCCGCCATATAGAGATATCCAAGCTTACCCTGTGCCAGGGGGTCACCATATCCCGCGGCCTCCCCAAACCAGTAAACCGCCTGCTTGTAATCTTTATCGACACCAGTTCCCGTCATGTATAACTGACCCAGCGCAGTCTGTGCATCCGTACTGCCAGCTTCGGCCGATTTTTGATACCAGTAGACGGCTTTTTCAGGATTACGCTCAATTCCAAGGCCATTCAGGTATTGATAGGCAAGGGATGCCTGTGCCCCTCGATGCCCGTTGTTGGCCGCCTGAGAAAACCAGTAAGTCGCCTGAGCTTCATCCTCAGGAATGCCATACTTGCCGGTGTAAAGTACTCCAAGGCTGTACTGACCCTTTGGATCATCCTGCTCAGCGGCTTTTTTATACCAGAAAAAGGCTTGTTCCGGGTCTTTTTTAACACCGTCACCCAGCATGTAGTAATAACCGAGGTTCACCTGCGCCTTGCTGTAGCCATGCACGGCAGACTTTTTGAACCATGAAAATGCTTCACGGGCATCGGCCTTCACACCATCT from the Legionella geestiana genome contains:
- a CDS encoding tetratricopeptide repeat protein; the encoded protein is MRHIALATLLVTTSVFADEFIGFSAYENGDYTTAYQQLIQPAKSGNEEAMYVIGRMYQYGYGVNRSPVKALEWYQKAAEKNYALAQLGLGFMYDTGDGVQQDYKKAFEWYKKSALQGNAIAERNVALMYASGDGVKADAREAFSWFKKSAVHGYSKAQVNLGYYYMLGDGVKKDPEQAFFWYKKAAEQDDPKGQYSLGVLYTGKYGIPEDEAQATYWFSQAANNGHRGAQASLAYQYLNGLGIERNPEKAVYWYQKSAEAGSTDAQTALGQLYMTGTGVDKDYKQAVYWFGEAAGYGDPLAQGKLGYLYMAGLGVSKDNARAYAWLTLASKGGDAQAQKDLSGLEKNMSASERTDGEAFLKNIEIRTPPPESD